Within the Verrucomicrobiia bacterium genome, the region GGTATCGCCGTAATCACATTCGCCTCCTGCCCCACCAGCCGCCCCACCCGCGACTCGCTCGACCCCTGCATCTTCCGAAACGCCGTGTTGAACAAAATCAACGCCACCCACGCAATCGCCATCCCCCCCCCCCCCGCAATCGTCGCAATGATCAAATGCTTCCCCCGCACGCTGTCTATTGAACTGAGAATCGTCCCAATCGCCCCAAACGCCGTCACAAACGTCGCCAGCACCGTCGGACTGAAAAACGACAACGCCGGCACCCCCGAATCCGCAAATCCCGCCTCCGCATGTCCTCCCGTCCCCACCCCGCCATCCGCGCCCCCCACATCCCCCACATCCCCGTCATGCCCCCCAAAAAAATGCCCAAAAACCGCGCACAGCAGCGTGAACACCAGGCCGACCACCAGGCAAATGACGTAAAAATACATGAGTGCTGCGTTTACCTTGGCCCCATACTAGCACCCCGCCCCAAGCCCCCCGCAAGCCTAAAAGCAACCCCCCCCCCCCCTTTGCACTTTGCACTTTGCATTTCCCCCTCCGCATTTCCCCCTCAATAAATCCCCCTCACCCGAAAAAACCCCGCCTCCCCCGGCGGCGCATTCGTCACCCGCAACGTCCCGCTCCCTCCCGGCACCGCCATCCACGTCTGCCATGCACTCTCCTGCGGCCGCCGCCACTCCACCACATTCGTCACCCCCGCCACCCCCGCCCAACTCACCTCCAGCCCCTGCGCCACCCGCCGGATCCCCACCCGCAGCAGCCGTATCTCGCAATACACCAAATCCTCATACCCCGGCGTGCTGCTCAGCACCGGCAGCTCATCCAGCGGCGCCCCCAGATTCAACAGCCACAAACTGTGCGTGGCCGACACATCATTAAACCGCTCCAGCACCGCCGCGCCCCGCACCACCCGCCCAAACACCGTAAAACCCCCGTTCTGATTGTCCAAATTGGCCGAATTATCCCCCAAATTGAAAAACCATTGCGACGTGGCCGAATGCGGATCCCCGCTCACCTTGGCCATCGCCAGCGTGCCATAAGTGTTGCTCACCCGCCGGCCCACATGGAACTCATTGGTGATCGGCCCATAACTGGGCACATACGCCAACTGCGCGTTCGTCGTGCCCCGCTGCGCCACATAAAAACCCCCTCCCTGCATCACAAATCCCGGCACCCACCGATGAAAAATCAGGTTGGAATACGCCCCGCTCTGCACGTACCGCACAAAATTGGCCGTCGTCACCGGCTTATCCTCAAACAGCTCCACCTCCATCTCCCCCAGCGCCGTCCGAAACACCGCCAGCGGCCCCGCCACCGCCGGAACCAACCACGCCACGAGCAAACTCACCAGCCCCCACCGCCCGAGCGCGCGCCGTGCCATATCCCAAG harbors:
- a CDS encoding peptidylprolyl isomerase, whose product is MARRALGRWGLVSLLVAWLVPAVAGPLAVFRTALGEMEVELFEDKPVTTANFVRYVQSGAYSNLIFHRWVPGFVMQGGGFYVAQRGTTNAQLAYVPSYGPITNEFHVGRRVSNTYGTLAMAKVSGDPHSATSQWFFNLGDNSANLDNQNGGFTVFGRVVRGAAVLERFNDVSATHSLWLLNLGAPLDELPVLSSTPGYEDLVYCEIRLLRVGIRRVAQGLEVSWAGVAGVTNVVEWRRPQESAWQTWMAVPGGSGTLRVTNAPPGEAGFFRVRGIY